A genomic region of Pyrus communis chromosome 14, drPyrComm1.1, whole genome shotgun sequence contains the following coding sequences:
- the LOC137714159 gene encoding protein LIFEGUARD 2-like: MNMMWNQAYRKSDPEAGARPLYPTMLESPELRWSFIRKIYAIVAMQLLATIAVAAVVVSVRPVAHFFVSTGAGLALYIVLIITPFIVLCPLYYYHQRHPVNYLLLGIFTLSLACVVGLTCAFTSGKVILESVILTAVVVIGLTLYTFWAARRGHDFNFLGPFLSGAILVLFVFALIQILFPLGRISVMIYGCLASIIFCGYIVYDTDNLIKRYSYDEYIWAAVALYLDIINLFLALLTVFRVSDR, from the exons ATGAATATGATGTGGAATCAGGCGTATCGGAAGAGTGATCCCGAGGCCGGAGCGAGGCCGCTCTACCCTACGATGCTCGAGAGCCCCGAGCTCCGGTGGTCCTTCATCCGCAAAATCTACGCGATCGTTGCCATGCAATTACTCGCCACCATCGCTGTCGCCGCCGTCGTCGTTTCTGTCCGGCCGGTGGCTCACTTCTTTGTCAGCACCGGCGCCGGCCTTGCTCTCTACATTGTTCTCATCATTACGCCTTTCATCG TGCTGTGCCCGTTGTATTATTACCACCAGAGGCATCCGGTGAATTACCTTTTACTTGGAATTTTCACCCTTTCACTGGCATGTGTGGTCGGTTTGACTTGTGCATTTACTAGTG GGAAGGTGATTTTGGAGTCGGTTATTCTAACGGCAGTGGTCGTAATCGGTTTGACCTTGTACACATTCTGGGCTGCAAGGAGAGGCCACGACTTCAACTTTCTTGGTCCCTTCTTGTCTGGAGCTATTTTGGTTCTCTTCGTATTTGCTCTGATTCAG attttgttcCCGTTGGGTAGGATCTCCGTGATGATATACGGTTGCTTGGCGTCGATCATATTTTGCGGGTACATTGTGTACGACACGGACAACTTGATCAAGCGATACTCTTACGACGAGTACATTTGGGCAGCAGTCGCTTTGTATTTGGATATCATCAACCTCTTCCTCGCGCTTCTCACCGTTTTCAGGGTTTCTGATAGATGA